A segment of the Plasmodium reichenowi strain SY57 chromosome Unknown, whole genome shotgun sequence genome:
ACAGGAGTATTACTACCAAGTGTAATCTTAGAAGCTGGAATACTAACAGGGGGGGAAGTATCAAATGGAATTGCAACATCTTTAGGTTCAATATgcatattaaaaatatttctaaaACCGTCTGCAGTATTTGTAATTTCTGAATTCCCATATATTGGTGAATCAAAAAATAGATTCAATTgatctaaaaaaaaaaataaataataatttatatattatatattatcttcacataattaaaataataatttcaccatttttatttaatataaaacatataataaaaaaaaaaaaataaaaataaaaaaaaattatagctattatatatacaaattcATTATACATACTAGTATTTGACGTAGGAAGGAAAGTTGCATTATTCCCATATTCTAATTCAATAGAGCTATAATATGTTGATTCAGAACTAGGTCCATGTATTGACttaacaatatttttaGAATCTTCAGTTTTATCCCCATCAGTATCTTTACCAGTTTCTGGTTCTTTCTCTTTATGACACTCTAATAGTGGAAATAAAAGGTGTGGTTTTCTCAAACTACAATTATTACTAATAGTATATGCTCCGTTATTTCTATCACCTTCTGTtatcttattattaaaCGAAGCATTAATTGCATTGTCACTCATAATTACCCATTCGTTATATTCTAAACACTTGTCTTTATCATTACTTGAATTTAGTACATccctttttcttttatccCTTTCTTCACAATAATCTGCCAACAGTTTTCGTCTATATCTTTGAATTCCTCGATAAAAAGGATAACTTCTTTTACATTTTTCATCTGAATCACTAACCATCGTTGTTTTTAAATGGtcttcaatatttttattccATGATGCTAATCTAACATATCTTggaatatttaataaataacgtttcaatatttttattccATGATGCTAATCTAACATATCTTggaatatttaataaatcacGTATCTTggaatatttaataaatcacGTTTTTATTCCATGATGCTAATCTAACATATCTTggaatatttaataaatcacGTGTACAAAATAATTCCTTTAATTCATCGATTTCATAGTTTAAATCCCTACATGATTTTTCATAATCAcctaaattttttatttccttaattttttgcgaaacataattttttaacCTTTTGATAAAAACACTAAAATATAAGGGATATGCAGTAGAACTTATCCTCTTTTTGTATACGGGCGTACTTATTTTAACAGCcatttaa
Coding sequences within it:
- a CDS encoding surface-associated interspersed protein 8.3 (SURFIN 8.3), with amino-acid sequence MAVKISTPVYKKRISSTAYPLYFSVFIKRLKNYVSQKIKEIKNLGDYEKSCRDLNYEIDELKELFCTRYLLNIPRYVRLASWNKNIEDHLKTTMVSDSDEKCKRSYPFYRGIQRYRRKLLADYCEERDKRKRDVLNSSNDKDKCLEYNEWVIMSDNAINASFNNKITEGDRNNGAYTISNNCSLRKPHLLFPLLECHKEKEPENQLNLFFDSPIYGNSEITNTADGFRNIFNMHIEPKDVAIPFDTSPPVSIPASKITLGSNTPV